One Gimesia aquarii DNA segment encodes these proteins:
- a CDS encoding DUF1559 domain-containing protein, with protein MRRNYLSFGLRYRGFTLIELLVVIAIIAILIALLLPAVQQAREAARRSTCKNNMKQLGLALHNYHETHGTFPLNYDFTRTPGQVACGVSWISMSLPFMDQAPMYNRMDFSDITNTSGSASSMPGMDSVANDPIRITPIPVLLCPSNPQPKLTASAMQYDFGGQNGNSRSLQAARTDYVGSMGFIWTGWKDCGDTGSNGAPWIDPGRDFKHNDLGRVGGIFWWRGSARLSDIVDGASNTIALYENHHWNFSKKFPSEINKSGAWMSPLGAIDTHTSSINADPEEIAAGNGADDTRCTNWSSTHVGGAHGLLTDGAVRFISENLDIGVNRALVTRAGGETLGEF; from the coding sequence ATGAGAAGGAATTATCTTTCGTTTGGCCTGCGATACCGAGGGTTTACTCTCATTGAGTTACTCGTGGTGATCGCCATTATTGCAATCCTGATTGCTTTGCTTTTGCCTGCCGTTCAACAAGCACGTGAAGCAGCACGCCGTTCGACCTGTAAAAACAATATGAAACAGTTAGGTCTCGCGTTGCACAATTATCATGAAACTCATGGTACTTTCCCGCTGAATTACGATTTTACAAGAACCCCGGGTCAAGTTGCCTGTGGAGTCTCCTGGATTTCCATGTCACTCCCCTTTATGGATCAGGCCCCGATGTATAACCGAATGGACTTTAGTGATATCACTAATACCTCGGGTTCGGCTTCTTCAATGCCGGGTATGGATAGTGTCGCCAATGATCCAATTCGAATTACACCAATCCCTGTTTTGCTTTGTCCCAGTAATCCCCAACCAAAGTTGACTGCTTCAGCCATGCAATATGACTTTGGGGGCCAAAATGGAAATTCCCGTTCTCTTCAAGCCGCGCGAACAGATTATGTTGGCAGTATGGGTTTTATCTGGACTGGCTGGAAAGACTGTGGCGATACAGGATCCAATGGGGCACCCTGGATCGATCCGGGAAGAGATTTCAAACATAACGATCTTGGCCGCGTTGGTGGAATCTTTTGGTGGCGTGGTTCTGCCAGGCTCAGTGATATTGTTGATGGTGCGTCCAATACAATTGCGCTCTACGAAAACCATCATTGGAATTTCAGTAAGAAATTCCCTTCAGAAATCAATAAATCTGGTGCCTGGATGAGTCCTCTCGGAGCCATTGATACCCATACATCGTCTATCAATGCCGACCCTGAAGAAATTGCTGCTGGCAATGGTGCAGATGATACCCGTTGCACCAACTGGAGCAGCACACACGTGGGAGGCGCTCACGGTTTGCTGACAGATGGTGCAGTTCGATTCATCAGCGAAAACCTGGACATTGGAGTTAACAGAGCGCTAGTCACAAGAGCTGGTGGTGAAACCTTGGGAGAATTTTAA
- a CDS encoding CRTAC1 family protein, producing MHHSIWVFTISLLFFAVACDLQEADFPSNETTSTEQSLSPSKRNSKLTLGISRRKSIHDKQTDHTLIQTPTFRDVHTQAGIEFVYENGAKGDQLMVEAIGGGAGWLDYDNDSNIDVYCIQGGDPTSKSHLNQPISNQLFRNLGNGTFNLVASAAGANNSAYGQGVTIADFNNDGFDDIYVTNVGKNVLYQNMGDGTFEDVSKTSGTTNTSQWSTSAAWGDLNQDGNLDLYVCNYVKFDVHHPKYCSDNRGIKRICHPNEMEAEYNEVYINLGNGHFEAAGDHLGLRAEEGKSLGVIISDLNRDQSPDIYVANDVTPNFLFLNHAGQSFRDAAIEKGCAMSGDGNNQASMGIAHGDYDNNGYLDLYVTHFTDDSNTLYANLGEAGFHDVTKAASLHRPTLSSLAFGTIMADFNHNRHMNLFIANGHIDQLEDRSYQWKMAPLLFSYQGTQWVDCSSQAGPYFSLKRIGRGVAAADYDNDGDQDLIVINQNDPAALLQNNSENNHWLKIMLIGTTSNRSAIGTKVEVSQNDETFYQELVGGSSYCSSSQHALFFGFGMENTDCTVKIIWPNGQIETLNEVHVDQTLKRIEPKQSNSRIGTKLL from the coding sequence GTGCATCATTCCATCTGGGTTTTCACAATCTCTCTGTTATTCTTTGCAGTCGCCTGTGATCTGCAGGAAGCAGATTTCCCTTCGAATGAAACGACATCAACCGAGCAATCCCTCTCCCCTTCCAAACGTAACTCAAAATTGACGCTGGGAATTTCTCGAAGGAAAAGCATCCATGATAAACAGACAGATCACACCTTAATCCAGACACCGACATTCCGTGATGTGCATACACAGGCAGGAATTGAATTCGTCTATGAAAATGGCGCCAAAGGTGATCAACTTATGGTAGAAGCCATTGGAGGAGGGGCTGGCTGGCTGGATTACGATAACGATTCTAATATCGACGTCTATTGTATCCAAGGTGGAGATCCAACTAGCAAGTCTCACCTCAATCAACCAATAAGTAATCAGTTATTTCGTAACCTGGGCAATGGGACTTTTAATCTGGTCGCTTCTGCTGCAGGAGCCAACAATTCAGCCTATGGACAGGGCGTAACCATCGCAGATTTTAATAACGATGGTTTTGATGATATTTATGTTACAAACGTTGGAAAAAACGTTCTCTATCAGAATATGGGTGATGGTACTTTTGAAGACGTCTCTAAGACATCGGGAACGACGAATACCTCTCAATGGAGTACCAGTGCTGCCTGGGGGGATTTGAATCAAGACGGAAATCTCGATTTGTACGTTTGTAATTATGTGAAATTTGATGTGCATCATCCCAAATATTGTTCTGACAACAGAGGCATCAAACGAATCTGTCATCCCAATGAAATGGAAGCAGAATATAACGAAGTCTACATTAATTTAGGAAACGGTCATTTTGAAGCAGCCGGCGATCACCTGGGCTTAAGGGCAGAAGAGGGTAAATCATTAGGAGTGATCATTTCAGACTTGAATCGAGACCAGTCCCCTGACATTTATGTTGCCAATGATGTCACTCCCAATTTTCTATTCTTGAATCACGCAGGCCAGTCGTTTCGCGATGCCGCGATAGAAAAAGGCTGTGCCATGAGTGGTGATGGGAACAACCAGGCAAGTATGGGAATCGCGCATGGCGACTATGATAACAATGGGTACCTTGACCTCTATGTCACCCATTTCACCGACGATTCCAACACGCTCTACGCCAACCTGGGGGAGGCCGGCTTTCATGACGTTACCAAAGCCGCCAGCTTACACCGTCCTACACTTTCCTCCCTTGCTTTTGGAACGATCATGGCCGACTTCAACCACAACCGCCATATGAATCTCTTTATTGCAAATGGACACATTGACCAATTGGAAGACCGGAGCTATCAATGGAAAATGGCGCCGCTCCTTTTTTCCTATCAAGGAACACAATGGGTAGACTGTAGCTCTCAAGCAGGTCCGTATTTTAGTCTAAAACGTATCGGACGTGGGGTTGCTGCTGCGGATTATGACAACGATGGTGATCAGGATCTGATTGTGATCAATCAAAATGATCCCGCGGCTCTGCTGCAAAACAATTCAGAAAACAACCATTGGTTAAAAATCATGTTGATCGGAACAACCAGTAACCGCTCTGCCATTGGAACGAAGGTCGAGGTCAGTCAAAATGATGAAACATTTTACCAGGAGCTTGTCGGAGGCAGTAGTTATTGCTCGAGTAGCCAACACGCCCTCTTTTTTGGATTTGGTATGGAAAATACGGATTGCACCGTGAAA